Proteins found in one Dehalococcoidales bacterium genomic segment:
- the uvrB gene encoding excinuclease ABC subunit UvrB, producing MSEFKIVSDFGLTGDQPQAVAKLVDGIVNNHKGQTLLGVTGSGKTFTMANIIERVQKPTLIISHNKTLAAQLYAEFNDFFPENAVEYFVSYYDYYQPEAYIPRSDTYIEKEIDINEEIDKLRNAATRSLFERRDVVIVASVSCIYGLGEPEEYRSFVLSLEKGQTYRRNEILRKLVDMQYERNDIAFSRGKFRIRGDALEIQPAYEDIALRIDFFGDEVERIVRIDPLSGEFLAVLDKIDIYPAKHFVTSQEKLLLAIESIKEELAERVAEFQKQGKVLEAARLEQRTNFDLEMLAEAGYCNGVENYSRHLSQRAPGSTPYTLLDYFPEDYLLIIDESHMTVPQIRGMYNGDRSRKETLVEYGFRLPSALDNRPLNFDEFQNRINQIIFTSATPAEYELKNSFQVVEQLVRPTGLLEPTIEIKPIEGQIDDLLAQIKRRVAKKERCLVTTLTKVLAEKLTDYLIEMDIKANYLHSEIDTLERVEILRDLRLGVYDVIVGINLLREGLDLPEVSLVAILDADKEGFLRSEGALIQTMGRAARHIDGHVIMYADTVTGSMQRAIDEVNRRRRIQESYNAEHNITPQGIKKAIKDITDRVRVGVVAEPKAEYIATSQSKEDIARLIKDLEKQMKTLAKNMEFEKAALLRDRIVELRRELIVKELPE from the coding sequence ATGTCAGAATTCAAAATTGTCTCCGATTTCGGTTTAACCGGTGACCAACCGCAGGCCGTTGCCAAACTTGTTGACGGAATCGTTAATAATCACAAGGGGCAAACCCTGCTGGGTGTTACCGGCAGCGGTAAAACCTTTACAATGGCTAATATAATCGAGCGCGTCCAAAAACCAACCCTTATTATCAGCCATAACAAGACTTTGGCCGCTCAGCTTTATGCCGAGTTTAATGACTTTTTCCCGGAAAATGCCGTCGAATACTTCGTTAGCTATTACGATTATTATCAGCCCGAAGCCTACATACCGCGCAGTGACACCTACATCGAAAAAGAAATCGATATCAACGAGGAAATCGATAAACTGCGCAATGCCGCCACCCGTTCGCTTTTTGAGCGCCGCGACGTTGTTATTGTTGCCTCGGTATCCTGTATCTACGGTTTGGGAGAACCGGAAGAATACCGCAGTTTTGTTTTAAGCCTTGAAAAAGGACAAACCTACCGGCGCAATGAAATCCTGCGTAAACTGGTGGATATGCAATACGAACGTAATGATATCGCCTTTTCGAGAGGTAAATTTCGTATTCGCGGCGATGCATTGGAAATTCAACCGGCTTACGAAGATATTGCCCTGCGTATTGATTTTTTCGGTGACGAAGTGGAACGAATTGTGCGGATTGACCCCTTAAGCGGTGAATTTTTAGCGGTTCTCGATAAAATCGATATTTACCCCGCCAAGCATTTTGTTACTTCGCAGGAAAAGCTCCTTTTGGCAATTGAATCAATTAAAGAAGAGCTCGCTGAAAGAGTGGCTGAATTCCAAAAACAAGGGAAGGTCTTGGAAGCGGCACGGCTGGAACAACGCACCAACTTTGACCTTGAGATGCTGGCTGAGGCAGGCTATTGTAACGGGGTTGAAAACTACTCACGCCACCTTTCACAACGCGCGCCGGGGAGCACCCCTTATACCCTTTTGGATTATTTCCCGGAGGATTATCTGTTAATAATTGACGAATCTCATATGACGGTGCCGCAAATACGCGGGATGTATAACGGCGACCGCTCACGTAAAGAAACGCTGGTGGAATACGGGTTTAGACTGCCTTCGGCGTTGGACAACCGTCCGTTAAATTTTGATGAGTTTCAAAACCGTATCAATCAGATTATTTTTACCTCGGCCACACCTGCCGAATACGAACTGAAAAACAGCTTCCAGGTAGTTGAACAGCTGGTACGTCCCACAGGGCTTTTAGAGCCCACTATTGAGATTAAACCCATAGAGGGGCAAATCGATGATTTGCTTGCCCAAATTAAGCGTAGAGTGGCTAAGAAGGAGCGTTGCCTGGTTACCACGCTTACAAAAGTTCTTGCCGAAAAATTAACCGATTATCTGATTGAAATGGATATCAAAGCCAACTATCTGCATTCCGAAATTGATACGTTGGAGCGGGTTGAAATTCTGCGCGACTTACGCCTTGGAGTTTACGACGTGATTGTCGGGATAAACCTTTTACGTGAAGGATTGGATTTGCCCGAAGTCAGCCTTGTTGCCATCCTTGACGCCGATAAAGAGGGCTTTTTACGCTCCGAAGGAGCATTGATCCAGACAATGGGGAGGGCTGCACGCCATATTGACGGGCATGTTATAATGTATGCGGATACGGTTACCGGTTCAATGCAGCGCGCTATCGATGAAGTTAATCGCCGCCGCCGTATACAAGAAAGCTATAACGCCGAGCATAATATCACCCCGCAGGGGATTAAAAAAGCGATTAAAGATATCACCGACCGCGTCAGGGTAGGGGTTGTTGCCGAACCGAAGGCAGAGTATATTGCGACATCTCAAAGCAAAGAGGACATTGCACGCCTGATAAAGGACCTCGAAAAGCAAATGAAAACTCTGGCAAAAAACATGGAATTCGAAAAGGCTGCACTACTGCGCGACCGCATTGTTGAGCTACGGAGAGAACTTATTGTAAAGGAGTTGCCGGAATGA
- a CDS encoding ribonuclease J: MRKRRTTKLKVIPLGGFGEIGKNMAVLEYENEIIVIDAGLMFPEPEMLGIDMVLPDISYLLENKEKIKAILITHAHEDHVGALPYILPQLNVPLYCTKLAKGLISGKLKERKALAGAELNVVTFGEQINLGKFRVEFFPVCHSIPDAAGLIIQTPIGTLVHTGDFKLDHTPVTGPKTDLSRLAQVGSQGVLLLLSDSTYAEIPGYTPSEKVVGEALENIIAHAGGRVIVTTFASLVTRVQQVIDAAVKYQRKVFIIGRSMTETVKISLELGYLKAPNGVLAKIDELNKLPKEKVVIITTGSQGEPTSGLVRIANKDHRQISIIKGDTVVYSASPIPGNEALVNKTVDTLFKQGAKVYYGRMAQTHVHGHASQEELKLILNLVKPRFFIPVHGEFRHLAFHAKLAESVGIPEERIFVLEDGDVLELNTLSGKKTGKVEFGNVYVDGLSVGDVGGIVLRNRRMLSRDGIVVIVIAVRKKDDKLAGRPDIVTRGFIDINEYKDMLETSKDIVTKIMNHEGEFASEIGFPDSRIRAELNKYYFDQTKRRPMILPVMVKV; the protein is encoded by the coding sequence GTGAGAAAAAGAAGAACAACCAAATTAAAGGTAATCCCTCTCGGAGGGTTTGGTGAAATAGGTAAAAATATGGCCGTTCTTGAATACGAGAACGAGATTATTGTTATTGATGCGGGGCTTATGTTCCCCGAGCCGGAAATGCTCGGTATCGATATGGTGCTTCCGGATATCAGTTATCTTTTGGAAAACAAAGAAAAAATTAAGGCGATTCTTATAACGCATGCACATGAAGACCATGTCGGCGCGTTGCCTTATATTTTGCCCCAGCTGAATGTGCCGCTTTATTGTACCAAGTTGGCAAAGGGGTTAATCTCAGGTAAACTCAAGGAAAGAAAAGCGCTGGCGGGTGCCGAGCTAAATGTGGTTACATTTGGGGAGCAGATAAATTTGGGTAAATTCAGGGTAGAATTTTTCCCGGTTTGTCATAGTATTCCCGATGCCGCCGGTCTGATTATCCAAACACCGATTGGCACATTGGTACACACCGGTGACTTTAAATTGGATCATACTCCGGTAACAGGCCCGAAAACCGATCTTTCAAGGTTGGCACAAGTCGGTTCACAGGGGGTTTTGCTGCTCCTTTCCGATTCTACATACGCCGAAATCCCCGGATATACCCCTTCCGAAAAAGTGGTTGGGGAGGCCCTCGAAAATATTATTGCTCACGCCGGCGGGAGGGTGATTGTTACTACGTTTGCTTCATTGGTAACGCGTGTCCAACAGGTTATCGATGCCGCTGTAAAATACCAGCGAAAGGTTTTTATTATCGGCCGCAGTATGACCGAAACCGTAAAAATCTCCTTGGAATTGGGTTATTTGAAAGCGCCCAACGGAGTGCTGGCTAAAATCGATGAATTAAATAAACTGCCTAAGGAAAAGGTGGTTATAATTACAACCGGCAGCCAGGGAGAGCCGACATCCGGGTTGGTTAGAATAGCCAATAAGGATCATCGGCAAATTAGTATTATCAAAGGTGATACCGTTGTTTATTCGGCATCACCCATTCCCGGAAATGAAGCACTGGTGAACAAGACGGTCGATACCCTTTTTAAACAGGGCGCTAAGGTTTATTACGGAAGAATGGCGCAAACACACGTTCATGGACATGCCAGTCAAGAAGAATTAAAACTGATACTGAATCTGGTAAAGCCGCGTTTCTTTATTCCGGTTCACGGTGAGTTCCGTCATCTTGCTTTTCATGCCAAGTTGGCTGAAAGTGTCGGAATACCGGAAGAACGGATATTTGTTCTTGAAGACGGGGACGTGCTTGAATTAAATACGCTTAGCGGTAAAAAGACCGGTAAAGTAGAATTTGGGAACGTTTACGTCGATGGACTCAGTGTCGGTGATGTCGGCGGAATAGTACTGCGCAACAGGCGCATGCTTTCGCGTGACGGTATTGTGGTAATTGTAATTGCGGTCCGCAAGAAAGACGATAAACTTGCAGGCAGACCCGATATAGTTACAAGGGGATTTATTGACATCAATGAATATAAGGATATGCTTGAAACAAGTAAGGATATCGTAACCAAAATAATGAACCACGAAGGCGAATTTGCCTCCGAAATCGGTTTCCCTGACAGTAGGATTAGAGCGGAATTAAATAAATATTATTTTGATCAAACTAAGCGACGACCGATGATACTTCCGGTAATGGTTAAGGTATAA
- a CDS encoding DNA translocase FtsK produces the protein MAKTTPKKEPKPKAVKPQKKPTKANASKPTEKKKQASSDKSSLRSFFAKWARRTVLLVLFLALLFWQWDNIYKWVTTTVTDAIGLLGWGIILIALAVIIIIGIIYRKQIGVFVQRYKLYLWHKWLGGIALFFAAWGVLGLFDVGGSFGRTIVTYDTAVGVLRVIGLVVLGVVLVAPRACLRGWVKFSMWLTKPFDSSPSKAKPEEAGYQPPLKSPDYYTKKFGGKKPSPQSEVLLVKEQSAKSVAIDEPEAYEPLPDRIVPPKVLIPPEIDIKKPVDDAVVDEAMKDKKESATAAAQKTPDKGAKTESADIKQVAQDVWRKYGQSSSLELSDGWKLPPVDILDKTTELEYGQADNAMRARKIDEALTSYGVDARVIQINVGPTVTQFEVEPGWDVKTKLVKERDEDGNIRERVEEVSRTRVKVDKITSLSNDLALALASPTIRIEAPIPGKSVVGIEVPNSSFGTVSLRSVIESNNFQKLLVKSKLAMALGKGAGGEAVSGDLAKMPHLLIAGATGSGKTVCLNAIICCLLMCNTPFDTRLIMIDPKRVELVQFNSLPHLMTPVIVDTNKALNAMRWLSQEMDMRYKRLAEAGARNIEGYNKTRTGKDRMPNIVLIIDELADLMMAGFDEVEHTLCRLAQLARAIGIHLVVATQRPSVDVVTGLIKANFPTRISFAVTSQVDSRTILDMVGAEKLLGKGDMLYMPTEEAKPKRLQGCFISDPEIERLVYFWNSQKPEETEAEDASPLELEEITIPEGVGIGRKDEPPKDVLLPDALKLAEEHERISTSFLQRRLRIGYPRAARLMEQLEEELGKVIDDGGAEA, from the coding sequence ATGGCAAAAACAACACCGAAAAAAGAACCAAAACCGAAAGCGGTAAAACCTCAAAAGAAGCCGACAAAAGCTAATGCCTCTAAACCAACAGAGAAAAAGAAGCAGGCCTCGTCTGATAAATCTTCTTTACGTTCCTTTTTTGCGAAATGGGCTCGCCGTACTGTCCTTCTGGTTTTATTCCTCGCTTTGCTTTTCTGGCAGTGGGATAATATTTATAAATGGGTTACAACCACCGTTACGGATGCTATCGGCTTATTGGGCTGGGGAATTATCCTTATTGCGCTTGCGGTTATAATTATTATCGGTATTATCTATCGCAAACAAATCGGTGTTTTTGTTCAGCGTTATAAGCTTTATCTTTGGCATAAGTGGCTGGGCGGGATTGCCTTATTTTTTGCTGCTTGGGGCGTGCTGGGGTTATTTGATGTCGGTGGCTCTTTCGGGCGTACCATTGTTACCTATGACACAGCGGTAGGCGTTTTAAGGGTAATCGGTCTTGTTGTGCTGGGTGTCGTTTTAGTGGCGCCGCGCGCCTGTTTACGCGGTTGGGTTAAGTTCTCTATGTGGCTTACGAAACCGTTTGATTCCTCTCCGTCAAAAGCAAAGCCGGAAGAGGCAGGGTATCAACCTCCGCTGAAATCCCCCGATTACTACACTAAAAAATTCGGCGGTAAGAAACCATCCCCGCAGTCCGAGGTGTTACTGGTAAAAGAACAATCAGCCAAATCAGTTGCTATTGATGAGCCCGAGGCATATGAACCGCTACCCGATAGAATTGTTCCGCCTAAGGTTCTGATACCGCCGGAAATTGACATCAAAAAGCCGGTTGACGATGCGGTAGTCGATGAGGCGATGAAAGATAAAAAAGAATCCGCAACAGCTGCGGCTCAAAAAACTCCGGATAAGGGCGCAAAAACCGAAAGCGCCGATATTAAACAAGTGGCACAGGATGTTTGGCGTAAATACGGTCAATCGTCTTCGTTGGAACTAAGCGACGGTTGGAAATTACCTCCTGTCGATATACTGGATAAAACAACCGAACTTGAATACGGGCAAGCCGATAACGCCATGCGCGCCAGAAAAATCGATGAAGCACTAACAAGTTACGGTGTTGATGCCAGGGTAATCCAAATAAACGTCGGTCCGACTGTCACCCAGTTTGAAGTTGAACCCGGTTGGGATGTAAAAACCAAGCTCGTCAAAGAAAGAGACGAGGACGGCAATATCAGGGAAAGAGTTGAAGAGGTTTCACGTACCAGAGTCAAAGTAGATAAAATCACCTCGCTTTCAAACGACTTAGCGCTGGCATTGGCCTCGCCGACAATTCGTATAGAGGCCCCGATTCCGGGCAAATCCGTGGTAGGCATTGAAGTTCCGAACTCATCTTTTGGGACTGTGAGTTTGCGCAGTGTTATCGAAAGCAACAACTTCCAAAAGCTCCTCGTAAAATCCAAACTGGCGATGGCTTTGGGTAAAGGAGCGGGAGGCGAAGCCGTTTCAGGGGATTTGGCTAAAATGCCGCACCTTTTGATTGCCGGTGCCACCGGAAGTGGTAAAACAGTCTGTTTAAACGCAATTATCTGCTGTTTATTGATGTGCAATACACCTTTTGATACCAGATTGATTATGATTGATCCCAAAAGAGTCGAATTGGTGCAATTTAACAGCTTACCGCATTTGATGACCCCTGTAATTGTGGATACCAATAAGGCCTTAAACGCAATGCGGTGGCTGAGCCAAGAGATGGATATGCGTTATAAGAGGCTGGCAGAGGCCGGGGCCCGCAATATTGAGGGATACAATAAGACCAGAACCGGCAAAGACAGAATGCCGAATATTGTTTTGATTATTGATGAATTGGCAGACTTAATGATGGCGGGATTTGATGAAGTGGAGCATACACTTTGCAGGTTGGCACAGCTTGCACGTGCTATCGGTATTCATTTGGTGGTAGCGACACAGCGTCCTTCGGTGGATGTGGTTACCGGTTTGATTAAGGCCAACTTCCCGACACGTATCAGCTTTGCGGTTACTTCTCAGGTTGATTCGCGCACTATTTTGGATATGGTAGGCGCCGAGAAATTGCTTGGCAAGGGTGATATGTTGTATATGCCAACCGAAGAGGCTAAACCCAAACGTTTGCAGGGGTGTTTCATCTCCGACCCCGAAATTGAAAGACTGGTTTACTTCTGGAATAGCCAGAAGCCTGAAGAAACCGAAGCCGAGGATGCAAGTCCGCTTGAATTGGAAGAGATTACAATTCCGGAAGGTGTCGGTATAGGCAGAAAAGACGAACCTCCGAAAGATGTCTTACTGCCGGATGCCCTGAAGCTGGCGGAAGAGCATGAAAGGATATCGACATCGTTCTTGCAGCGCCGATTACGTATTGGGTATCCGAGGGCTGCGAGGCTGATGGAGCAGTTGGAAGAGGAATTGGGGAAAGTCATTGATGACGGCGGGGCGGAGGCTTAG
- a CDS encoding replication-associated recombination protein A, which translates to MDLFEHEFEKEKLKEAPLAARMRPKTLDEFVGQAHIVGKGRVLRMAIESGNLPSLILWGPPGSGKTTLANIIANSTSSHFSLISAVSAGVTELRKTIEEAKERRIMMRKRTILFIDEIHRFNKAQQDAILPFVEDGTVTLIGATTENPSFEVISPLLSRSQLFILKPLSKEEIKLIILRATRDTLRGLGVYKVEIEDDALDYLITMCNNDARAALNTLETATLVTAPNAEGKRKIVLSTIEDAVQHRALSYDKGGDRHFDTISALHKSMRGSDPNASLYWLGRMLEAGDDPLYIARRLVRFASEDVGMADPQALVVAMAAQQAIHFLGLPEGKLALAEAAVYLATAPKSNSLYKAYSAVEEEIKKGANEPVPLHLRNAVTSMMKDIGYGKGYKYAHDFEGHYVEQQNLPDSIKDKKFYHPSDQGNEQQIAERLQKWSADTSQNKDEKQENI; encoded by the coding sequence ATGGACCTGTTTGAACACGAATTCGAAAAAGAAAAATTAAAAGAGGCCCCTCTTGCGGCACGAATGCGCCCCAAAACGCTGGATGAATTTGTCGGGCAGGCGCATATTGTCGGCAAAGGGCGTGTATTAAGAATGGCGATTGAATCCGGAAACCTCCCCTCGCTAATCCTTTGGGGACCTCCGGGAAGCGGCAAGACTACACTTGCCAATATCATTGCCAACTCCACTTCTTCTCACTTCAGTCTGATATCAGCGGTCAGCGCCGGCGTTACGGAACTCAGAAAAACAATTGAAGAAGCCAAAGAGCGGCGTATAATGATGCGTAAAAGGACTATCCTTTTTATTGATGAAATTCACCGCTTTAACAAAGCGCAACAGGATGCTATTTTGCCGTTTGTGGAAGACGGAACGGTCACCTTAATCGGCGCCACCACCGAAAACCCGTCCTTTGAAGTTATATCCCCCCTGCTTTCACGCTCTCAATTATTTATTCTCAAGCCGCTCAGCAAAGAGGAAATCAAGCTGATCATCCTGCGTGCCACCAGAGACACCTTGCGCGGGTTAGGGGTTTACAAAGTTGAAATTGAAGACGATGCCCTCGATTATCTGATAACAATGTGCAATAACGATGCGCGTGCCGCCTTAAACACGCTTGAGACGGCAACCCTTGTTACGGCACCGAATGCCGAGGGTAAAAGAAAGATTGTTTTATCCACAATTGAAGATGCCGTTCAGCACAGGGCATTATCGTATGATAAAGGCGGAGACAGGCATTTTGATACAATCTCCGCCCTCCATAAATCAATGCGCGGGTCCGACCCCAACGCCTCTCTTTACTGGCTGGGCCGAATGCTGGAAGCCGGAGATGATCCTTTGTATATTGCCCGCAGGCTTGTACGCTTTGCCTCGGAAGATGTCGGGATGGCCGACCCGCAGGCGCTGGTAGTGGCAATGGCGGCACAGCAGGCAATCCATTTCTTGGGGCTCCCCGAGGGGAAACTGGCGCTTGCCGAAGCAGCGGTTTATCTGGCAACGGCTCCCAAAAGCAATTCTCTCTACAAAGCGTATTCAGCGGTTGAAGAGGAAATCAAAAAAGGAGCCAACGAACCGGTTCCGCTGCACCTTCGTAACGCGGTTACTTCGATGATGAAGGATATCGGCTACGGTAAAGGATATAAGTACGCCCATGACTTTGAAGGGCATTATGTCGAACAGCAGAATCTGCCGGATTCGATTAAGGATAAGAAATTCTATCACCCCAGCGACCAAGGAAACGAGCAGCAGATAGCCGAAAGGCTACAAAAATGGAGTGCGGATACTTCTCAAAACAAGGATGAAAAACAGGAAAACATATAA
- the amrB gene encoding AmmeMemoRadiSam system protein B, translating into MNREATVSGMFYPGSPAELRKTISELIDKETVKEDAIGIIMPHAGYIYSGKVAGETISKVNIKNTCIILGPNHTGMGKQFSIMTDGIWKTPLGDVRIDSGLAKRILANSKFLTEDSRAHLSEHSIEVQLPFLQYFNDNVQIVPIILSGSTGTVYREIGHAIAKSIVDLKQDVLIVASSDMSHYEKQESAVMKDNMAIEPILILNEDELLNRIREKNISMCGFGPVVSLITAAKELGVKRAELVKYQTSGDITGDYSQVVGYAGIIFKKPIPQKMSEPAELAKNAVSAYIKEGKTIAPPHPLPPVFQGKAGVFVSVHKLGQLRGCIGTFNPSHQNIAQEIIVNAISAVTRDPRFSAVTADELPQLDYSVDILTAPEPVEDISELDPQKYGIIIEKGYRKGLLLPDLEGVNTVEEQIDITKEKAGISAHEKVKIYRFEVQRYK; encoded by the coding sequence ATGAACAGAGAAGCGACCGTTAGCGGAATGTTTTATCCCGGCTCTCCCGCCGAACTCCGAAAAACAATATCAGAGCTGATTGATAAGGAAACTGTTAAAGAAGACGCCATCGGCATAATTATGCCGCATGCCGGATATATCTATTCGGGGAAGGTTGCCGGAGAAACAATATCAAAAGTAAACATTAAAAATACATGTATTATCCTTGGGCCAAACCATACGGGAATGGGAAAACAGTTCAGTATTATGACCGACGGCATATGGAAAACCCCGCTTGGCGATGTTAGAATTGACTCCGGATTGGCAAAACGCATCTTGGCAAATTCTAAATTCCTAACCGAGGATAGCCGGGCGCACCTTTCAGAGCACTCAATTGAGGTGCAGCTCCCATTCCTTCAATACTTTAATGACAACGTCCAAATAGTCCCCATAATACTGTCGGGAAGCACCGGAACGGTTTACCGCGAAATCGGGCATGCAATTGCCAAATCTATAGTTGATTTGAAGCAAGACGTTCTTATTGTTGCCTCAAGCGATATGTCGCATTACGAAAAACAGGAATCGGCCGTTATGAAAGATAACATGGCGATTGAACCGATTCTAATCTTAAATGAAGATGAACTTTTAAACCGCATCCGTGAAAAAAATATCAGTATGTGCGGATTCGGACCGGTTGTCAGTTTAATCACAGCCGCCAAAGAGCTCGGTGTTAAAAGGGCGGAACTGGTAAAATACCAAACAAGCGGTGATATTACCGGCGATTACTCACAGGTAGTCGGATATGCCGGAATCATTTTCAAAAAGCCTATCCCTCAAAAGATGTCCGAACCGGCTGAGCTGGCTAAAAATGCCGTTAGCGCCTATATCAAAGAAGGAAAAACCATTGCACCACCCCACCCCTTGCCCCCTGTCTTTCAAGGGAAGGCCGGAGTTTTTGTTTCCGTACACAAACTGGGGCAGCTGCGCGGTTGTATCGGCACCTTTAACCCTTCCCATCAAAATATTGCGCAGGAAATTATTGTCAATGCCATCAGTGCGGTCACCCGTGACCCCCGCTTTTCCGCTGTTACCGCGGATGAACTGCCGCAACTCGATTACAGCGTGGATATCCTAACCGCCCCTGAGCCGGTCGAGGATATAAGTGAATTAGATCCTCAAAAATACGGCATTATTATCGAAAAGGGCTACCGTAAGGGGCTTTTGCTTCCGGATCTTGAAGGGGTAAACACCGTTGAAGAGCAAATTGATATCACCAAAGAAAAAGCCGGAATTTCGGCGCATGAAAAAGTGAAAATCTACCGCTTTGAAGTGCAACGGTACAAATAG
- the amrS gene encoding AmmeMemoRadiSam system radical SAM enzyme, producing MHQALLYEKLTDGRVRCNTCQWRCDIGIGKTGVCRMYQNKDGKLYSLNYAQVSSIAIDPIEKKPLFHFHPGSAVLSLGGWGCNFHCSDCQNWEISCTDLPLKSRQIQPDELVAMAKENDCQGIAWTYNEPTVWFEYTLDSAKLAKENGLYTAYVTNGYMTTEALDTIGPYLDAYRVDIKGFSDQTYRKLAKITGWRGILETAKRAKTKWGMHIEVVTNIVPGINDDNDQLEGIANWIKEDLGELTPWHVTRFYPHYKMTDVLPTPVETLERAINIGRKNGLKFVYGGNIPGHNSESTVCYSCGKMVIRRHGYRTETLGLKSGNCAYCGADLNIKTDAEAA from the coding sequence ATGCATCAAGCTTTGCTCTATGAAAAATTGACCGATGGACGGGTACGCTGTAATACCTGTCAATGGCGATGCGACATAGGTATCGGCAAGACCGGTGTTTGCAGAATGTATCAAAATAAAGACGGGAAGCTCTATTCCCTTAACTATGCACAGGTATCTTCAATTGCAATTGACCCAATCGAAAAGAAACCCTTGTTTCATTTCCATCCGGGAAGCGCCGTGCTATCGCTCGGGGGGTGGGGCTGTAATTTTCATTGTTCGGATTGCCAAAACTGGGAAATCTCATGTACGGATTTACCGCTAAAAAGCCGCCAAATCCAACCTGATGAGCTGGTTGCAATGGCGAAGGAAAATGACTGTCAGGGAATTGCCTGGACATACAATGAGCCGACAGTATGGTTCGAATACACACTGGACTCGGCAAAACTGGCCAAAGAAAACGGATTGTATACCGCTTATGTCACCAACGGATATATGACAACAGAAGCATTGGATACCATCGGGCCTTATTTAGACGCCTACCGCGTTGATATTAAGGGTTTTAGCGATCAAACCTACAGGAAATTGGCCAAAATCACCGGTTGGCGCGGAATCTTGGAAACCGCCAAAAGGGCAAAAACGAAATGGGGAATGCATATCGAAGTTGTTACTAATATCGTCCCGGGAATCAATGACGATAATGACCAATTGGAAGGGATTGCCAACTGGATAAAGGAAGACCTCGGGGAGTTAACCCCTTGGCATGTAACCCGCTTCTATCCCCATTATAAAATGACCGATGTTTTACCGACTCCGGTTGAAACCCTGGAACGCGCCATCAATATCGGCCGAAAAAACGGGCTGAAATTCGTATACGGCGGAAATATCCCGGGGCATAACAGCGAAAGCACTGTTTGTTATTCTTGCGGTAAGATGGTTATACGAAGACACGGCTATCGGACCGAAACACTCGGACTGAAAAGCGGTAATTGCGCTTACTGCGGGGCGGATTTAAATATCAAAACCGATGCGGAGGCGGCATAA